The window CGTCCTCCACTGATGAACGTCTTGCTCAGGCAGTACAGAAGAGCCGTGGCTTTGTGTATGCCGTCTCTACGATGGGCATTACTGGTGCTCGTCAAGACGTGGATGTTGCGGCGAAATCTCTGGTTGCACGCCTGCGCTCAGTAGGAGCAACCCACGTCGGTGTCGGCGTGGGCATTTCGAACGGTACTCAGGTGCGAGAAGTTCTTGCCTACGGCGATGGTGCAATTGTGGGTTCTGCTCTCGTCAAGTCACTCAACGATGGCGGTATTGACTCTCTTCGTTCCGTTGCAGAAGAACTCGCCCAGGGTAAGTAACTCTCTGCTCGCTTTCCAAACTAAGCTGACACTGTGCATCTGATTACGAGTATTCCCAGCCCTTCGATTCAATATTTTGATCTAGGACCACTGCGCATCCACATCTATGCGTTGTGCATTCTTCTTGGAATTGGGCTTGCAACCTGGATTACTGACGCGCGGTTGAGTAAACGAGGCGCAGAACGAGGTGTTGTCCTCGACATTATTTTGTGGGCAGTACCACTGGGGATTATTGGTGCTCGTTTCTACCACGTCTTCACGCACCCAGCCGACTACTTCTATGAAGGCGCTGACTTGATGAAGGTCTTCTACATCTGGGAGGGCGGCAACGCAATCTTTGGTTCCCTCCTTGGCGGAGCCGTTGGTGCGTGGATTGGCTGTAAGCAAACGGGGATTCGTTTCTGGTCATTCGCTGACGCTCTGGCACCTGCCATGTTGATTGCACAAGCAACAGGTCGCCTAGGTAACTATTTCAACCACGAACTCTTCGGTCAGCCCACCACGTTGCCCTGGGGCTTAGAAATTGAGTCTACAAACCCTGCATTCCCTGCCGGATTGCCAGAAGGAACCCTGTTCCACCCCATGTTCCTCTATGAAATTCTGTGGAATCTGTTGGGTGCGTTTGTCATTATTGTGCTTGAACGCAAGCTCTACCTGCGCTGGGGTAAGGCCTTTGGTGTCTATCTGATTTGGTACGGAATTGGACGCTCAGTTTTCGAGACGTACCGTCTCGACTCGAGTGAAACCTTCTTCTCTATTCGCACTAATGTGTGGGCAGCACTGCTGGCCATTGTTGTTGGTGTATTGATTATCCTCATCCAGAACCGACGCCACCCGGGTAAAGAGCTCAGTGTCTACGTAGAGGGCGGTCCTACTGTAAAGTTGGACAAGTAAGTTTTTTCACTCGGATCCGGGCAAAGATGCCCCCGTTATAGAACTAACTTTGGCACTTCACCCCGCCACAAGCGGCCCAGAAGTTCACACGAGCGACAAGCTCTCGCGTTTCACTTTTCCAGATGACTTTAGGGCCAACGTCGTCCCTCCCGATTAACGGTTTCGAGAGGAGGGTTCCATGTCGCTAGCGACTCCCCATCAACGCTTTTCCTTGGCACCCGCTGCCCAAGGTCTGTATGACCCCGCCCTAGAGAAAGACGCCTGTGGCCTGGCCATGGTCGCCACTCTGCGAGGTATTCCTGGACACGACATCATTGATGTCGCGCTGAGCTCTCTTCGTAACCTCGAGCACCGGGGTGCTGTTGGTTCTGACGCAGGTACTGGCGATGGGGCCGGTATTTTGACCCAGATTCCTGATGCGTTCTTGCGTGAAGTTGTTGACTTCGACCTCCCAGCTGCAGGTAGTTATGCAGTGGGTAATGCTTTCCTTCCTTTGAAGGACTCCGAACGAGCAGCTATTCAGGCTCGCTTTGCTGAAATTGCAGACAGCGAAGGCCTCAAGGTGTTGGGTTGGCGTGTTGTCCCAACTGCACCAGACAACCTCGGAAAGCTCGCACGCGAAGCGATGCCTGCCATTGAACAGGCTTTCGTCACATCTTCTTCAGGAGATCTTTCCGGCATTGAACTGGACCGCCTGATTTACCGACTGCGTAAGCGTGTAGAGCGCGAATGTGAAATCTATTTCGCATCCTTGTCCTCACGCACCCTTGTCTACAAGGGCATGGTTACCACCCTGCAGCTGGAGCCTTTCTATCCAGATCTCAGTGATGCGCGTTTTGCATCCACTCTCGCTCTGGTGCACTCGCGTTATTCCACGAACACATTCCCCTCGTGGCCGCTGGCACACCCCTTCCGTTTCATCTGCCACAACGGTGAGATTAACACTGTTCAGGGAAACCGTAACTGGATGCGTGCACGTCAGTCGCAGCTGGAGTCTGAGCTTCTCGGCGACATGAAGGATCTTCTTCCCATTTGCACCCCTGGCGCTTCGGACAGTGCGTCTTTCGACGAAGTTGTAGAACTTCTTACTCTTGCTGGCCGTCCACTTCCTCACGCCATCATGATGATGGTTCCTGAGGCATGGGAAAACCAGCCCGACATGGATCCCACTCGTCGTGCGTTCTATGAGTATCACTCCTCCTTGATGGAGCCTTGGGATGGCCCCGCTGCTATCTGCTTTACTGACGGTTCTCTTGTCGGTGCAACTCTGGACCGTAACGGTCTGCGCCCTGGTCGTTACCTCGTTACCGATGATGGCCTCATCGTCGTAGGTTCAGAGATCGGCGTCTATGACGTTGACCCCGCAAAGGTAGTCCAAAAGGGTCGTTTGCAGCCAGGCAAAATGTTGTTGGTTGACACCGTTGCTGGTCGCATCATTTCTGATGATGAAATCAAGAGCGAGCTTGCCGCTTCTGGTCCGTGGCAGGAATGGATTGACCAATCGCGTATTGACCTAGAGGAACTCCCTGAGCGTGAGCACATTGCGCACACTCGTAGTTCAGTCATTCGTCGTCAGCGCACCTTTGGCTACACCGAAGAAGAACTCCGCATCATGCTTGCTCCTATGGCAAAAACCGGTGCAGAACCTCTTGGTGCTATGGGAACAGATACTCCTATTGCTGTTATTTCTTCACGCCCACGTTTGCTTTTCGATTACTTTGTTCAGCAGTTTGCTCAGGTAACAAACCCGCCACTGGACTCCATTCGTGAAGAAGTAGTGACCAGCCTGAAGTTGGGTCTGGGGCCCGAGCGAAACCTGCTTGCTGCCGGTCCCGAGCACACCGAACAGGTAGTACTTGATTTCCCTGTGATCGATAACGATCAGCTGGCAAAGGTTCTCCACATTCGTGGCAAGAGCGGTGCTCGTGAAGGAATCAAGCTCAAGGGACTCTACAAAGTCAACAAGGGTCCTCGCGCCATGGAAAAGCGCCTGGCGCAGCTCTGTGAAGAAGTAGATGAAGCAATTGCTCAGGGCATCAAGTTCATCGTGCTTTCTGACCGTGACTCGAACTCCGATATGGCGCCGATTCCATCCTTGATGATGGTTTCGACGGTTCACCACCACCTCATTCGTACGGAAAACCGCACCAAGGTCGGCATTGTTGTTGAAGCTGGTGACGTTCGTGAAGTTCACCACGTCGCTGTATTACTGGGTTATGGTGCTTCTGCAGTCAACCCTTACCTCGCGATGGAAACCTGCGAGCAGTTGGTCCGTGATGAGTTCATCACGGGTGTGACAACCGAGAAGGCAACCAAGAACGTCATCAAGGCACTCGGTAAGGGTGTTCTTAAAGTGATGTCGAAAATGGGTATTTCTACCGTCTCGTCCTACACCGGCGCGCAAACCTTCGAAGCAGTTGGTCTCTCTCAGGAGTTTGTAGACCAGTACTTCACGGGAACCAACAGCAAGCTTGGGGGAGTAGGCATTGATGTTATTGCTGCCGAAAACCTTGCCCGCCATGCTTCTGCCTATCCTTCCGATGGGGCTCCACTGACAACTGAGCGTTTGACCACTGGTGGTGAGTTCCAGTGGCGTCGCGATGGTGCACCGCACTTGTTCAACCCTGAAACAGTTTTCAAGCTTCAGCACTCCACCCGTGAACGTCGTTTCGACACATTCCGCGAGTACACCAAGCTGGTCGACGATCAGACTCGTGAACTGATGACCCTTCGTGGTCTTTTCACCCTAGAAACAGGCAAGCGTAACCCTGTGCCACTCGATGAAGTTGAATCTGTTGAGTCAATCGTGAAGCGCTTCTCAACTGGTGCCATGAGCTATGGCTCGATTTCACCTGAGGCTCACGAGACACTCGCGATTGCGATGAACTCTATTGGCGCCAAGAGCAACACTGGTGAGGGTGGTGAAGACGTTGCCCGTCTTCTTGACCCCACTCGTCGTTCTGCCATCAAGCAGGTTGCTTCTGGTCGTTTCGGTGTCACCAGCATGTATCTCACTCACGCTGATGACATCCAGATCAAGATGGCTCAGGGCGCGAAGCCTGGTGAAGGTGGTCAGCTCCCTAACAACAAGGTTTACCCCTGGATTGCGCGCACACGTCACGCAACCGCTGGCGTTGGTCTGATTTCTCCACCCCCACACCACGACATCTACTCCATTGAAGACCTCAAGCAACTGATCTTCGATGTGAAGCGCGCGAACCCCGCTGCTCGTGTGCACGTGAAGCTCGTGAGCCAGTCAGGTATTGGTGCTGTTGCTGCAGGTGTATCTAAGGCACTTGCTGACGTCATTCTCATTTCAGGTCACGACGGTGGAACTGGCGCAAGCCCGCTGAACTCGCTCAAGCACGCTGGAACGCCGTGGGAGCTGGGTCTTGCTGAAGCGCAGCAGACTCTCATGCTCAACGGTATGCGTGACCGCGTTTCCGTTCAGGTAGATGGTCAGCTCAAGACCGGCCGTGACGTTATCGTTGCTGCTCTCCTGGGTGCTGAAGAGTTTGGTTTCGCAACTGCTCCACTTGTGGTCTCTGGATGCATCATGATGCGCGTGTGCCACCTCGACACCTGCCCTGTTGGTGTTGCAACACAGAACCCTGAGCTCCGTGCACGCTTCACAGGCAAGCCTGAGTTCGTGGTCAACTTCTTTGAGTTCATCGCTCAGGAAGTTCGTGAATACCTTGCAGAGCTGGGCTATCGCAGCCTTGACGAAATCATTGGTCGTAACGATCTCTTGAACGTCAATGACGCAGTCGAACACTGGAAGTCTGAAGGTCTAGACCTCGAGCCCATCCTGGTTGGACCTAAGTTCCTTGCAGATGAACCTCGTATCCGTGCACGTGCACAGGACCACGAACTCGAAGAACACTTCGACAACGAGCTCATTAACCTCTCTCGTGCAGCATTGACTAAGGGCGAGCCGGTCTCGATCGAGCTTCCTATCCGCAACACCGAACGTGCTGTGGGAACCATGCTTGGCCACGAATTGACTAAGAAGTTTGGTCAGGACGCCTTGCCACACGGAACCATCGACATCACCCTGACCGGAACAGCTGGTCAGTCCTTCGGTGCCTTCGTTCCTGCAGGTATCACCCTGCGCTTGGTTGGAGACTCGAACGACTACGTAGGTAAGGGGCTTTCTGGCGGATCTATCGTCGTGAAGCCGTCACCATCGTCGAGCTTTGCTCCTGAAGAGAACGTCATTGCTGGAAACGTTATTGGTTATGGCGCAACAAGCGGTTCTATCTTCATCAGCGGTCTTGTTGGTGAACGCTTCCTGGTGCGAAATTCTGGTGCGACCGCTGTTGCCGAAGGTGTGGGAGACCACGCCCTCGAATATATGACCGGCGGTTTGGCTGTCATTCTCGGCTCCACTGGCCGCAACCTCGGTGCAGGTATGTCTGGCGGTATTGCCTACGTACATTCTCTAGACCCCAACAAGGTCAACGCTGATTCACTTGGTTCTGGTGAACTCCGTTTGGAGAAGCTGGGAAGCGCTGATGCAGAAATCCTCAAGGACATTCTTGAATCTCATCTAGCTGAGACAGGTTCACCTCGAGCTGCTGCACTTCTTGCCAACTTTGAGAAGTCTGTTGACGACTTCACCAAGGTAGTTCCTCGTGATTACGCTGCAGTGTTAGAAGTTCGTCAGGATGCAGAGAATGCAGGTATTGACCCCGACGGGGATGCAACCTGGAAGAAGATCATGGAGGTGACTGGTGGCTGATCCCAAAGGTTTCTTGAACACACGCCAGCGTGAAGTTCCTGCCCGTCGCCCTGTTCCCATTCGCCTCATGGACTGGAAAGAAGTCTATGAAGCAGGCGACCGCGAGACGCTGGTGCGTCAGGCTGGTCGTTGCATGGATTGTGGAATTCCTTTCTGTCACCAGGGCTGCCCATTGGGCAACCTCATTCCTGAATGGAATGACCTCACCTGGCGCGGGGATGACAAGGACGCGATTGATCGCCTTCACGCAACCAACAACTTCCCTGAGTTCACGGGTCGTCTGTGTCCTGCACCCTGTGAATCTTCCTGTGTGTTGAGCATCAACCAGCCAGCTGTGACCATCAAGCAGGTTGAAGTATCCATCATTGATAAGGCTTTCGATGAAGGATGGGTTACCCCTCTCATTCCAGAACGACTCTCCGGTAAAACTGTTGCTGTCGTTGGTTCAGGCCCTGCAGGACTTGCTGCTGCGCAGCAGCTCACTCGTGCAGGTCACACAGTGGCTGTGTATGAGCGTGACGAAAAGATCGGTGGTCTTCTTCGTTACGGTATTCCTGACTTCAAGATGGAAAAAATCCACATCGATCGTCGTCTAGAGCAGATGGAAGCTGAAGGAACACGATTCCGCCCCGGTGTCAACATCGGCACAGACATTTCGTGGGAAGACCTGCGCAAGCGTTATGACGCAGTGGTTGTCGCAACGGGCGCCATGGTTCCTCGTGATCTTCCCATCCCGGGTCGTGACCTCAACGGTGTTCACTTCGCTATGGATTATCTTGCACAATCCAACCGTGCAGTTGATGGTCAGGATGTTCCCAACCAGATTCACGCACAGGGAAAGCACGTTGTAATTCTGGGTGGTGGTGACACTGGTGCAGACTGCATCGGAACTGCTCACCGTCACCAGGCAGCATCAGTTACCAACTTGGCCATTGGTAAGCAGCCTCCTGCGGAGCGCCCAGATTCTCAGCCGTGGCCAACATTCCCCAACCTGTTTGAAGTCGCTAGCGCGCACGAAGAGGGTGGTACTCGTGAGTACCTCGTCTCAACCGTTGAGTTCTTAGGCGATAAGGACGGAAATGTTCGCGCCGTTCGCGTCGCCGAGACAGAATTCGTCGACGGTGCTCGCGTTCCCAAGGCGGGTACCGAACGAGAAATCCCCGCAGATCTCGTTTTGCTCGCACTGGGCTTTACTGGTCCAGAGGGCGACATCGCTCATTCTGAACTCGGCGTGAGCCTCACCCAGCGTGGAAACCTCAATCGCGATGCACAGTATGCAACTGCAGAACCGGGTGTTTTTGTTGCAGGTGATGCAGGGCGTGGACAATCACTGATTGTCTGGGCTATTGCCGAGGGTCGCGCAGCTGCAGCAGCAGTTGACCGCTACCTTGAAGGTGAGACGTTACTTCCTGCTCCTGTAGCACCCACAGACCGCGGCTTCGCGGTTTAGTACGATAAAACAGTCGCAATTCCCTCCTGCGACCTGGCACCACTGAAACGAAAGAGACATTTCATGAGACGCGCCAAAATCGTTGCGACCCTTGGTCCAGCAACTTCTAGCTATGAAAGCCTGAAGTCAATCATCGAAGCTGGTGTTGACGTGGCTCGTATGAACCTTTCACACGGTTCCTACGATGTTCACGAAGAGGTTTACCGC of the Aurantimicrobium photophilum genome contains:
- the gltB gene encoding glutamate synthase large subunit; translated protein: MSLATPHQRFSLAPAAQGLYDPALEKDACGLAMVATLRGIPGHDIIDVALSSLRNLEHRGAVGSDAGTGDGAGILTQIPDAFLREVVDFDLPAAGSYAVGNAFLPLKDSERAAIQARFAEIADSEGLKVLGWRVVPTAPDNLGKLAREAMPAIEQAFVTSSSGDLSGIELDRLIYRLRKRVERECEIYFASLSSRTLVYKGMVTTLQLEPFYPDLSDARFASTLALVHSRYSTNTFPSWPLAHPFRFICHNGEINTVQGNRNWMRARQSQLESELLGDMKDLLPICTPGASDSASFDEVVELLTLAGRPLPHAIMMMVPEAWENQPDMDPTRRAFYEYHSSLMEPWDGPAAICFTDGSLVGATLDRNGLRPGRYLVTDDGLIVVGSEIGVYDVDPAKVVQKGRLQPGKMLLVDTVAGRIISDDEIKSELAASGPWQEWIDQSRIDLEELPEREHIAHTRSSVIRRQRTFGYTEEELRIMLAPMAKTGAEPLGAMGTDTPIAVISSRPRLLFDYFVQQFAQVTNPPLDSIREEVVTSLKLGLGPERNLLAAGPEHTEQVVLDFPVIDNDQLAKVLHIRGKSGAREGIKLKGLYKVNKGPRAMEKRLAQLCEEVDEAIAQGIKFIVLSDRDSNSDMAPIPSLMMVSTVHHHLIRTENRTKVGIVVEAGDVREVHHVAVLLGYGASAVNPYLAMETCEQLVRDEFITGVTTEKATKNVIKALGKGVLKVMSKMGISTVSSYTGAQTFEAVGLSQEFVDQYFTGTNSKLGGVGIDVIAAENLARHASAYPSDGAPLTTERLTTGGEFQWRRDGAPHLFNPETVFKLQHSTRERRFDTFREYTKLVDDQTRELMTLRGLFTLETGKRNPVPLDEVESVESIVKRFSTGAMSYGSISPEAHETLAIAMNSIGAKSNTGEGGEDVARLLDPTRRSAIKQVASGRFGVTSMYLTHADDIQIKMAQGAKPGEGGQLPNNKVYPWIARTRHATAGVGLISPPPHHDIYSIEDLKQLIFDVKRANPAARVHVKLVSQSGIGAVAAGVSKALADVILISGHDGGTGASPLNSLKHAGTPWELGLAEAQQTLMLNGMRDRVSVQVDGQLKTGRDVIVAALLGAEEFGFATAPLVVSGCIMMRVCHLDTCPVGVATQNPELRARFTGKPEFVVNFFEFIAQEVREYLAELGYRSLDEIIGRNDLLNVNDAVEHWKSEGLDLEPILVGPKFLADEPRIRARAQDHELEEHFDNELINLSRAALTKGEPVSIELPIRNTERAVGTMLGHELTKKFGQDALPHGTIDITLTGTAGQSFGAFVPAGITLRLVGDSNDYVGKGLSGGSIVVKPSPSSSFAPEENVIAGNVIGYGATSGSIFISGLVGERFLVRNSGATAVAEGVGDHALEYMTGGLAVILGSTGRNLGAGMSGGIAYVHSLDPNKVNADSLGSGELRLEKLGSADAEILKDILESHLAETGSPRAAALLANFEKSVDDFTKVVPRDYAAVLEVRQDAENAGIDPDGDATWKKIMEVTGG
- a CDS encoding glutamate synthase subunit beta; protein product: MADPKGFLNTRQREVPARRPVPIRLMDWKEVYEAGDRETLVRQAGRCMDCGIPFCHQGCPLGNLIPEWNDLTWRGDDKDAIDRLHATNNFPEFTGRLCPAPCESSCVLSINQPAVTIKQVEVSIIDKAFDEGWVTPLIPERLSGKTVAVVGSGPAGLAAAQQLTRAGHTVAVYERDEKIGGLLRYGIPDFKMEKIHIDRRLEQMEAEGTRFRPGVNIGTDISWEDLRKRYDAVVVATGAMVPRDLPIPGRDLNGVHFAMDYLAQSNRAVDGQDVPNQIHAQGKHVVILGGGDTGADCIGTAHRHQAASVTNLAIGKQPPAERPDSQPWPTFPNLFEVASAHEEGGTREYLVSTVEFLGDKDGNVRAVRVAETEFVDGARVPKAGTEREIPADLVLLALGFTGPEGDIAHSELGVSLTQRGNLNRDAQYATAEPGVFVAGDAGRGQSLIVWAIAEGRAAAAAVDRYLEGETLLPAPVAPTDRGFAV
- the lgt gene encoding prolipoprotein diacylglyceryl transferase, translated to MITSIPSPSIQYFDLGPLRIHIYALCILLGIGLATWITDARLSKRGAERGVVLDIILWAVPLGIIGARFYHVFTHPADYFYEGADLMKVFYIWEGGNAIFGSLLGGAVGAWIGCKQTGIRFWSFADALAPAMLIAQATGRLGNYFNHELFGQPTTLPWGLEIESTNPAFPAGLPEGTLFHPMFLYEILWNLLGAFVIIVLERKLYLRWGKAFGVYLIWYGIGRSVFETYRLDSSETFFSIRTNVWAALLAIVVGVLIILIQNRRHPGKELSVYVEGGPTVKLDK